From the Cohaesibacter sp. ES.047 genome, one window contains:
- a CDS encoding PRC-barrel domain-containing protein — protein MKLKLIATTAMMAILSTGAMAAEKTDQAAGEKTSPELTFNIFSSTVSPEATVSRNGYLSAKPGQVLATGLLGKEVYSGAPNGDEEPELIGDVNDIVMTGDGVAKAAVIGVGGFVGLGEKDVAVDFKRIQWRAWDGEPHLVLTTSKEDLETAPEFNREGVTMMQDANMLVIDQSNLSADRLIGTSVYGKEQGELDDIGEIGDVILTPDQKIEAYVVDVGGFLGIGAKPVEMSASQLTVYVDAAGALHVYTPFTRAELEGMPAYEVDNEQISLTR, from the coding sequence ATGAAACTCAAGCTGATTGCTACGACTGCAATGATGGCCATTCTATCGACCGGTGCGATGGCTGCCGAAAAGACTGATCAGGCTGCCGGAGAGAAGACATCTCCCGAATTGACGTTCAACATCTTTTCATCGACCGTTTCTCCTGAAGCGACCGTGAGCCGAAACGGCTATCTGTCTGCGAAACCCGGGCAGGTGTTGGCCACTGGTCTGCTTGGCAAGGAAGTTTATTCCGGAGCGCCGAATGGCGATGAGGAGCCCGAACTGATCGGCGATGTCAATGATATTGTCATGACCGGTGATGGTGTTGCGAAAGCGGCAGTGATCGGCGTTGGCGGCTTCGTCGGCCTTGGCGAGAAGGATGTCGCTGTGGACTTCAAACGCATTCAGTGGCGAGCCTGGGATGGTGAACCGCATCTTGTTCTGACGACTTCGAAAGAAGATCTGGAGACGGCTCCGGAATTCAACCGCGAAGGCGTGACCATGATGCAGGATGCCAACATGCTGGTCATCGATCAGAGCAATCTCAGTGCGGATCGTCTGATCGGGACGTCAGTGTATGGCAAGGAGCAAGGAGAGCTTGATGACATCGGCGAGATTGGTGATGTGATCCTGACGCCTGACCAGAAGATTGAAGCCTATGTTGTCGATGTTGGCGGCTTTCTGGGTATTGGTGCCAAGCCCGTCGAGATGTCTGCTTCGCAGTTGACGGTCTATGTCGATGCCGCTGGCGCGTTGCATGTCTACACGCCTTTCACGCGAGCCGAGCTGGAAGGCATGCCCGCATATGAAGTCGACAATGAACAGATCAGCCTGACGCGCTGA
- a CDS encoding DUF2848 domain-containing protein, translating into MKFTCLGNDLDLDISHVVVAGWTGRDTSAVQHHIDELSALGVSPPSTIPLYYRVSATTLTQSTTIEVLGHETSGEVEPLLIKDGESFYIGLGSDHTDRKIEAASVAASKQICPKPVATELWPYEDVADHLDSLVLRCFIMEKGEWTLYQQGEVKAIRPITELIKGARLPSNSAMLCGTLGAIGGVRPASQYKLELEDPILSRSITLSYELKTLPEIS; encoded by the coding sequence ATGAAATTTACCTGCTTGGGAAATGACCTCGATCTTGACATCAGCCACGTCGTTGTGGCCGGCTGGACGGGCCGCGACACCAGCGCTGTGCAGCACCACATCGACGAACTGTCCGCTTTGGGTGTTTCCCCCCCTTCAACGATCCCGCTCTACTACCGCGTATCGGCGACCACTCTCACCCAGTCAACCACCATCGAGGTGCTCGGGCACGAAACCTCCGGCGAGGTCGAGCCTTTGCTGATCAAGGATGGCGAGAGCTTTTACATCGGCCTTGGCTCGGATCACACGGATCGCAAGATCGAAGCTGCGTCCGTTGCTGCCTCGAAACAGATCTGCCCCAAGCCCGTGGCAACCGAACTGTGGCCGTATGAAGACGTCGCCGACCATCTCGACAGTCTCGTGCTACGCTGCTTCATCATGGAAAAAGGGGAGTGGACGCTCTATCAGCAAGGCGAGGTCAAAGCCATCCGGCCGATCACGGAGCTGATCAAGGGAGCGCGACTGCCAAGTAACTCCGCCATGTTGTGCGGAACCCTCGGCGCAATCGGCGGGGTGCGCCCTGCCAGCCAATACAAGCTGGAACTGGAGGACCCGATCCTGTCGCGCAGCATCACTCTGTCCTATGAGCTCAAGACACTGCCCGAAATCAGCTAG
- a CDS encoding TRAP transporter large permease — MIPFLTIGLLGLLSLSIPVGIVLFLLGFGIDEFFSAFPLLRGLGNMVWSTSNSATLIAIPFFVLLGEILVRSGIAERTYAALDKWVSWMPGGLIHANVATATMFSATSGSSVATAATVSTVAMPQAERLGYDPKLFSGAIAAGGTLGIMIPPSINLIVYGFLTQTSIPQLFLAGLLPGILLALAFMLVTAIICTIAPHLGGERRKFTFRERLGGLAELLPIILLFSAIIGSIYNGWATPTEAASVGVGGALVIALIFGGVSMGMIAESIIGTIKVTSMIMLVIIGASFLNFTLSAAGLSSVMRGFLEGLGFGSLMTIMVIVLIYIVLGFFIETLSLMVVTIPIVVPIVVGLGYDPIWFGILMIVLVEMALITPPVGLNLYVVQGARKSGNMSEVMLGAAPYALTMLVMVGLLIAYPDLALILPRMLQ, encoded by the coding sequence ATGATTCCCTTCCTTACCATTGGCCTTTTGGGCCTTTTGAGCCTGTCCATTCCTGTTGGCATCGTTCTGTTTCTGCTCGGCTTCGGGATTGACGAATTCTTCAGCGCCTTTCCATTGCTGCGCGGTCTGGGCAACATGGTCTGGTCCACCTCCAACAGCGCCACGCTGATCGCCATCCCCTTCTTTGTCCTGCTCGGCGAGATTCTCGTGCGTAGCGGCATTGCAGAGCGCACCTATGCGGCCCTCGACAAGTGGGTTTCCTGGATGCCGGGTGGCCTCATTCATGCCAACGTGGCGACCGCCACCATGTTCTCGGCGACATCCGGCTCTTCGGTTGCCACCGCCGCGACCGTTTCCACCGTCGCCATGCCGCAGGCCGAACGCCTCGGCTACGACCCCAAGCTCTTCTCCGGTGCCATTGCCGCGGGCGGCACGCTCGGGATTATGATCCCGCCCTCGATCAACCTGATTGTCTATGGATTTCTGACCCAGACATCAATCCCGCAGCTATTCCTCGCGGGTCTGTTGCCGGGCATATTGCTGGCACTGGCTTTCATGCTGGTGACGGCAATCATCTGCACAATCGCCCCCCATCTAGGCGGAGAACGGCGCAAATTCACGTTTCGCGAAAGACTGGGCGGGCTTGCCGAATTGCTGCCCATCATACTGCTTTTCAGCGCCATCATCGGCTCCATCTACAACGGCTGGGCAACCCCGACCGAAGCCGCCTCTGTGGGCGTTGGTGGCGCACTTGTGATCGCCCTGATCTTTGGCGGCGTGTCGATGGGCATGATCGCCGAAAGCATCATCGGCACCATTAAGGTGACGTCCATGATCATGCTGGTGATCATCGGTGCATCCTTCCTCAACTTTACCCTGTCGGCTGCGGGCCTGAGCAGTGTCATGCGCGGGTTTCTCGAAGGGCTTGGATTTGGCAGCCTCATGACCATCATGGTCATCGTGCTCATCTATATTGTGCTGGGTTTCTTCATCGAAACCCTGTCGTTGATGGTCGTCACCATTCCCATCGTCGTTCCCATCGTGGTTGGGCTTGGCTATGATCCCATATGGTTCGGCATCCTGATGATTGTACTGGTGGAAATGGCTTTGATCACGCCACCGGTCGGGCTCAACCTCTATGTGGTCCAAGGCGCTCGCAAAAGCGGCAACATGAGCGAAGTCATGCTCGGCGCGGCTCCCTACGCCCTGACCATGCTGGTCATGGTGGGGCTATTGATCGCCTATCCCGATCTCGCTCTTATTTTGCCCAGAATGCTGCAGTAA
- a CDS encoding TRAP transporter small permease subunit, producing the protein MLVDRAESTLRGVRILNKWIALLVGAILFACATLVLADITLRQVGSSFGGTDEITGYVMAIATAWGMSFALTELSHVRIDFLRSLAPQKGRAMLDLFALLMLSLTVSIIAKQCWPVVATSLKNSSTANTPLETPLIWVQIPWFAGWIWFAISSWIVFVAAGALIVKGEFQTSERTIGIANAEEEWL; encoded by the coding sequence ATGCTTGTAGACAGAGCGGAAAGCACCCTTCGGGGCGTCCGCATACTGAACAAATGGATTGCGCTGCTGGTCGGCGCAATTCTGTTTGCCTGCGCGACATTGGTGCTTGCGGATATCACGCTGCGCCAGGTTGGCTCCTCTTTCGGTGGAACGGATGAAATCACTGGATATGTGATGGCAATCGCCACCGCCTGGGGCATGAGCTTCGCTCTGACAGAGCTGTCTCACGTCCGAATTGACTTTCTGCGGAGCCTTGCCCCGCAGAAGGGCCGCGCCATGCTTGATCTTTTTGCATTGTTGATGCTGTCATTGACCGTCAGCATCATCGCCAAGCAATGCTGGCCCGTCGTTGCAACCTCCCTCAAGAATTCCTCGACCGCCAACACACCATTGGAGACCCCCCTGATCTGGGTGCAGATCCCATGGTTTGCCGGTTGGATATGGTTCGCCATCTCATCATGGATTGTTTTTGTTGCCGCCGGGGCCTTGATCGTCAAGGGCGAGTTCCAGACGAGTGAAAGAACGATTGGCATCGCCAATGCAGAGGAGGAATGGCTATGA
- a CDS encoding TRAP transporter substrate-binding protein codes for MKRTLLAFTAAVAFTMPAMAEELSVVGSWSSLPLYNQYEAPFWGKTLPEASGGKITTQVTTHNEMNLGVADVFRLLGQGVYDVGMTVGDYAVSDAPELEGLDVPLVAMDADKAKAAVDAARPMVADIFKDRFNSKLLAIAPYPPQVVFCNKEINNLDDLKGLKVRASGRMTAKFLEALGAEGVNVAFSEVPGALQKGVVDCAVTGAGSGYSAGWWEVSTHLLTIPLGGWDPVVTAMNMDKWNALDAETQELITTQVAENFEAPAWASAQGALVNDVACLTGEGECKSGEVRDMTLVEASDADIAKAREILETKVLPEWAERAGSDWAARWNDSVGKVVGVTVPVK; via the coding sequence ATGAAACGGACACTTCTCGCCTTCACTGCTGCTGTTGCTTTTACAATGCCGGCCATGGCCGAAGAGCTTTCGGTGGTTGGCAGCTGGTCAAGCCTGCCACTTTACAATCAATATGAAGCCCCCTTCTGGGGCAAAACCCTGCCCGAGGCTTCGGGCGGCAAGATTACCACGCAGGTTACCACCCACAACGAAATGAACCTCGGCGTTGCCGATGTCTTCCGCCTGCTCGGTCAGGGCGTCTATGACGTTGGCATGACCGTCGGCGACTATGCCGTATCCGATGCCCCAGAGCTTGAAGGCCTCGACGTGCCGCTCGTCGCCATGGATGCGGACAAAGCCAAGGCAGCGGTCGACGCCGCCCGCCCGATGGTTGCTGACATCTTCAAGGATCGTTTCAACTCCAAGCTTCTGGCCATCGCGCCTTATCCGCCACAGGTCGTTTTCTGCAACAAGGAAATCAACAATCTTGACGACCTGAAGGGCCTGAAAGTGCGGGCATCCGGCCGCATGACCGCCAAATTCCTTGAAGCCCTCGGGGCAGAAGGCGTCAACGTGGCCTTCTCTGAAGTGCCGGGCGCACTGCAAAAAGGTGTTGTCGACTGTGCCGTCACCGGTGCTGGGTCTGGCTACAGCGCTGGCTGGTGGGAAGTTTCCACCCATCTGCTGACCATCCCGCTTGGTGGCTGGGATCCGGTTGTCACCGCCATGAACATGGACAAGTGGAACGCGCTTGACGCCGAAACCCAAGAGCTGATCACCACGCAGGTTGCCGAGAATTTCGAAGCACCAGCATGGGCTTCCGCTCAGGGTGCTCTGGTCAACGACGTTGCCTGCCTGACAGGCGAAGGTGAATGCAAGTCCGGTGAAGTTCGCGATATGACCCTCGTTGAAGCATCTGATGCTGATATCGCCAAGGCCCGTGAAATCCTCGAAACCAAGGTGCTGCCAGAATGGGCGGAACGCGCTGGTAGCGACTGGGCAGCCCGTTGGAACGACAGCGTCGGCAAAGTGGTCGGTGTCACCGTCCCTGTCAAATAA
- a CDS encoding putative hydro-lyase gives MAPDYQSLKSKTTDALRQVIRHGDYSRHTAGLGDGMLQANVVIMPAIQALDFMRFCQRNPKPCPLIAVSDTGNPIMSTAGKDIDIRTDVPAYYIYRGGLLSEEVTDVSDLWTDDMVAFALGCSFTFEHALLAAGIDVWHITNNTTVPMYKTAIPTVPAGPFSGSLVVSMRMIPKDRVEEAKAITRKFPLAHGAPVHVGDPAEIGISDLSKPDWGDPAPELDNHVPVFWACGVTPQASIQNAKLPICITHKPGHMLVTDIPNDAEVPIINLPNSK, from the coding sequence ATGGCCCCGGACTATCAATCACTGAAATCAAAAACGACCGATGCCCTGCGACAGGTCATTCGGCATGGCGACTATTCCCGCCACACCGCCGGGCTGGGCGATGGCATGTTGCAAGCCAACGTTGTCATTATGCCAGCGATTCAAGCGCTCGATTTCATGAGATTTTGTCAAAGAAACCCCAAGCCCTGCCCGCTCATTGCGGTCTCTGACACCGGTAATCCGATCATGTCGACCGCTGGCAAGGACATTGACATCCGCACCGATGTTCCGGCCTACTACATCTACCGCGGCGGGCTGCTGTCGGAAGAGGTCACGGATGTCTCCGACCTCTGGACCGATGATATGGTTGCCTTTGCCCTTGGCTGCTCCTTCACATTCGAGCATGCCCTGCTGGCCGCAGGCATCGATGTCTGGCATATTACCAACAATACGACAGTTCCCATGTACAAGACCGCAATCCCCACCGTGCCAGCCGGGCCCTTTTCCGGCTCTCTGGTGGTATCCATGCGGATGATTCCGAAAGATCGGGTAGAAGAGGCAAAAGCCATCACCCGAAAATTCCCGCTGGCGCACGGCGCTCCGGTTCACGTCGGAGACCCTGCCGAGATCGGCATCAGCGATCTTTCAAAACCAGACTGGGGCGATCCCGCTCCGGAACTGGACAATCACGTGCCCGTATTCTGGGCCTGCGGTGTCACACCCCAAGCCTCGATACAAAACGCAAAACTGCCGATCTGCATCACACATAAACCGGGGCACATGCTCGTCACGGACATACCAAATGATGCAGAGGTGCCAATAATAAACCTTCCAAATTCCAAATAA
- a CDS encoding LysR family transcriptional regulator produces the protein MKIRNLDTFYWVSTLGSFRAAAIHLNISQPAISARIHMLEQDLGAWVFLRDVRNAELTPEGRKLLPYAERSMALEQQIIDAFSSTTRIVQTIRLGAAETIVTSWLPEFLAYVGKTMPGIAFELSVDTTNNLRNALLLREVDLAFLMGPVAESSIANNPICGYEMVLSTTPDIASQHTHWSAPDIAANRILTFSQETRPTKEIRSRLVAVSDVPLDMTTSTSVGALIELACSGYGICALPRAIIQQALSSGKLVELNTDLQLQDLSFTASYVQSAVTSEMVRKITESLTTFLEPRLRDGIYFTGASQSAIERI, from the coding sequence GTGAAAATCCGGAATCTTGATACATTTTACTGGGTCTCCACTCTGGGTAGTTTTCGTGCCGCTGCTATCCATCTCAATATCAGCCAACCGGCCATATCGGCGCGCATTCACATGCTCGAGCAAGATCTGGGGGCGTGGGTTTTTCTCAGGGACGTCAGAAATGCCGAGCTGACACCGGAGGGGCGCAAGTTGCTGCCCTATGCGGAGCGAAGTATGGCTCTGGAGCAGCAGATCATCGATGCCTTTTCCTCGACGACGCGGATCGTGCAGACCATACGTCTTGGGGCTGCTGAGACCATCGTAACCAGTTGGCTGCCGGAGTTTCTTGCCTATGTTGGCAAGACAATGCCGGGGATTGCGTTCGAGCTGTCGGTTGATACGACCAACAATCTGCGCAATGCCCTGTTGTTGCGAGAGGTGGATCTGGCGTTTCTCATGGGACCCGTTGCCGAATCCAGCATCGCCAACAATCCGATCTGCGGCTATGAGATGGTGTTGTCCACGACACCGGATATCGCCTCGCAACATACCCATTGGAGTGCACCGGATATCGCTGCCAACCGGATCCTTACATTCTCACAGGAAACCCGGCCGACCAAAGAAATCCGGTCGCGGCTTGTCGCGGTCTCGGACGTGCCGCTTGACATGACGACATCGACCTCGGTCGGAGCGCTGATTGAACTGGCCTGTTCCGGTTACGGGATCTGCGCCCTGCCGCGTGCGATCATTCAGCAGGCCCTGAGCAGTGGCAAGCTGGTGGAACTCAATACCGACCTGCAACTTCAGGACCTCTCCTTCACAGCGTCTTATGTTCAGAGCGCCGTGACCAGCGAAATGGTGCGCAAGATCACCGAGAGTCTGACGACCTTTCTTGAGCCGCGCCTGCGCGACGGGATCTATTTTACCGGAGCGTCCCAGAGTGCCATCGAGCGTATCTGA
- a CDS encoding NAD(P)H-dependent glycerol-3-phosphate dehydrogenase translates to MSAHPFSSLTVVGAGSWGTALAATAARAGARTILWGRSEETISEINENHTNSVFLPDCELPPTLAATADIEKALKGAEALMIVVPSRAIRSVCKVVAPFVPEGIPIAVCAKGIEAETGFLMTQVAEVELPNHPVGVVSGPTFARETALNHPTAVVSAFPFTYADRLMPSESPAVRFAMTLSTESFRAYVSDDLVGVEIGGAVKNVIAIACGMMDGAGFAENTRAALITRGVDEMKALAQALGGRRETVTGLSGVGDLSLTCSSPTSRNMRLGLQLGQGIKREDCFDGQKVVVEGEINARSITDLAHRLGVSMPICEAVREVLYEGADMGKTFAALWSRPIEAEPQAMDLSFTHPAQPHDVAKFAEKIS, encoded by the coding sequence ATGAGCGCACACCCCTTCTCCTCCCTGACGGTGGTAGGCGCTGGTTCTTGGGGCACAGCACTGGCGGCAACCGCCGCACGCGCTGGTGCACGGACCATTCTTTGGGGGCGGTCTGAAGAGACGATCTCGGAAATCAACGAAAACCACACCAACTCTGTCTTTCTGCCTGACTGCGAGCTTCCCCCCACGCTCGCAGCAACGGCTGATATTGAAAAGGCGCTGAAAGGCGCCGAAGCCCTGATGATCGTCGTGCCTTCGCGCGCCATCCGATCTGTTTGCAAGGTTGTTGCGCCTTTTGTTCCAGAGGGCATTCCCATTGCGGTTTGTGCCAAGGGGATTGAGGCGGAAACAGGGTTTTTGATGACACAGGTTGCCGAAGTCGAGCTACCGAACCATCCGGTCGGTGTGGTCTCCGGCCCAACCTTTGCCCGCGAAACGGCCCTCAATCATCCCACAGCTGTCGTCTCTGCCTTTCCGTTCACTTATGCTGACCGGCTGATGCCGAGCGAAAGCCCGGCGGTTCGGTTTGCCATGACGCTGAGCACTGAATCCTTCCGCGCCTATGTCTCTGATGACTTGGTGGGCGTTGAAATCGGTGGCGCGGTCAAGAACGTGATTGCCATCGCTTGCGGCATGATGGATGGGGCCGGGTTTGCAGAAAATACCCGAGCGGCCCTGATCACGCGCGGCGTTGATGAAATGAAGGCACTTGCCCAGGCGCTGGGTGGTCGACGGGAAACGGTGACCGGGTTGTCCGGTGTTGGTGATCTGTCGCTGACCTGTTCCTCGCCAACCTCGCGCAACATGCGTCTTGGTCTGCAGCTAGGACAGGGCATCAAGCGCGAAGACTGCTTCGATGGCCAGAAGGTCGTGGTAGAGGGCGAGATCAACGCCCGCTCGATCACTGATCTGGCCCATCGGCTTGGCGTGTCCATGCCGATCTGTGAAGCGGTGCGGGAAGTTCTTTATGAGGGCGCTGATATGGGCAAGACATTTGCAGCCCTGTGGTCCCGGCCGATTGAGGCAGAGCCGCAGGCGATGGATCTGTCCTTCACGCATCCGGCCCAGCCTCATGACGTTGCCAAATTTGCAGAGAAGATCTCCTGA
- a CDS encoding HAD-IIB family hydrolase: MNDLSSTIAPDIAQKRFVLATDLDGTFLGGSADDRKALYDWIEAHRDSVGLVFVTGRDPEFIVDLTGRQGVPRPDYVVGDVGTTIAQVMTDGSVAPIPALEQDIAATWNDSGDAVREALEGAPGLTLQPTAFRYRVSYDMDPDTFDKHACEVVEDMGHDWLISANCYFDVLPKGFSKGPSLLKLIDHLGLDQQKVLAAGDTLNDLSMLECGVPAVAVGGSEEPLLSRVRSLDHVHKASAIGAAGITEAIRAFNLHPEV; the protein is encoded by the coding sequence ATGAACGATCTCAGTTCAACTATCGCGCCGGACATCGCGCAAAAGCGTTTTGTTCTGGCGACCGATCTTGACGGAACCTTCCTAGGCGGAAGCGCTGATGACCGCAAAGCCCTTTACGATTGGATCGAGGCGCATCGCGACAGCGTCGGATTGGTTTTTGTAACGGGGCGCGACCCCGAATTTATTGTCGATCTGACGGGACGCCAGGGTGTCCCGCGCCCGGATTATGTTGTCGGCGATGTCGGCACCACGATCGCTCAGGTCATGACTGATGGCTCGGTTGCGCCCATTCCGGCGCTTGAGCAGGACATTGCTGCAACATGGAACGACAGCGGCGATGCCGTGCGTGAGGCGCTCGAGGGAGCGCCCGGCCTGACACTGCAGCCCACCGCTTTCCGCTATCGTGTCAGCTATGACATGGACCCGGACACCTTTGACAAGCACGCATGCGAAGTGGTCGAGGATATGGGCCATGACTGGCTGATTTCGGCAAACTGCTATTTCGACGTTTTGCCCAAAGGCTTCTCCAAGGGACCATCGCTGCTCAAGCTGATCGACCATTTGGGTCTCGATCAACAGAAGGTTCTGGCAGCTGGCGATACGCTCAACGATCTCTCCATGCTGGAGTGCGGTGTTCCCGCAGTCGCAGTCGGCGGGTCCGAAGAGCCGCTTTTGTCGCGGGTGCGGTCTCTTGATCATGTTCACAAGGCCTCTGCTATCGGAGCGGCTGGTATCACCGAGGCCATTCGCGCCTTCAATCTGCATCCGGAGGTCTGA
- the ggpS gene encoding glucosylglycerol-phosphate synthase: protein MSSDLVIVYHRQPYEEVEVNGKTELRENKSPNGIVPTLKSFFGAADHGAWVAWKQADDPSNPEFEQIIEVEDDFGKYSVSRLPLSAHQVKEFYHVTSKEAFWPILHGFRERFNYDPVDWPNFREVNWAFAEAAAAEAADGAMIWVHDYNLWLVPGYLRKMRPDLRIAFFHHTPFPSADMFNILPWRKEIIESLLNCDVVGFHIPRYAANFVSAASSLLDVEVLRREKVSDDMIFEGTALTERRVPTLLSWEDREIGVSVAPVGVDVKYIAECATEQKTLDRAAEIREEMGDSQLILSVGRTDYTKGGAEQLESFERLLESNKDLHGKVRLMHVSVSANRGMSAYEEIQNDIEAAAGRINGRFGTLDWHPVALISRAIPFTDLVAYYRAADIAWITPLVDGMNLVAKEYVSSRVDGDGVLVLSEFAGAAVEMGSAVITNPFSHKSMDEAILTALKMPEEERRARMELLRNAVARRDIAAWGDQLEAEFGALKAAQKRRTFHSAYHYGAQS, encoded by the coding sequence ATGTCTTCAGATCTCGTCATCGTCTACCATCGCCAACCCTATGAAGAAGTTGAAGTCAACGGCAAGACCGAGCTTCGGGAAAACAAGAGCCCGAACGGCATCGTGCCGACACTGAAAAGCTTTTTCGGGGCAGCCGACCACGGCGCCTGGGTGGCTTGGAAACAGGCCGATGATCCTTCCAATCCGGAATTTGAACAAATTATCGAGGTGGAGGACGACTTTGGCAAATATTCTGTCTCCCGCCTGCCCCTATCCGCCCATCAGGTCAAGGAATTCTATCACGTCACCTCGAAAGAGGCCTTCTGGCCAATCCTTCATGGCTTTCGTGAGCGTTTCAACTATGACCCGGTCGACTGGCCAAACTTCCGCGAAGTGAACTGGGCTTTTGCCGAGGCCGCCGCTGCTGAAGCCGCTGATGGCGCAATGATCTGGGTGCATGACTATAACCTGTGGCTGGTCCCGGGATACCTGCGCAAGATGCGTCCGGATCTTCGGATTGCCTTCTTCCATCACACGCCTTTCCCGTCGGCTGACATGTTCAACATTCTGCCTTGGCGCAAGGAGATCATCGAAAGCCTGCTGAATTGCGACGTTGTCGGCTTCCACATTCCGCGGTATGCAGCCAACTTTGTGTCCGCCGCCAGCAGTCTTCTGGATGTGGAAGTGCTGCGCCGTGAAAAGGTCAGCGACGACATGATTTTCGAAGGAACGGCTCTGACCGAGCGCCGGGTTCCGACCCTGCTTAGCTGGGAAGATCGTGAGATCGGTGTCTCTGTTGCTCCGGTCGGTGTTGATGTCAAATATATTGCCGAATGCGCAACGGAACAGAAAACCCTTGATCGCGCCGCGGAAATCCGTGAGGAAATGGGCGACTCGCAGCTCATTCTGTCAGTTGGCCGGACCGATTACACCAAGGGCGGTGCCGAGCAGCTGGAAAGCTTCGAGCGGCTTCTTGAAAGCAACAAGGACCTGCATGGCAAGGTGCGTCTGATGCATGTGTCGGTCAGCGCCAACCGTGGCATGAGTGCCTATGAAGAAATCCAGAATGATATCGAGGCGGCAGCCGGGCGCATCAACGGCCGGTTCGGTACGCTCGACTGGCATCCTGTGGCGCTCATCTCGCGCGCGATTCCCTTCACCGATCTGGTTGCCTACTATCGCGCTGCCGATATTGCCTGGATCACCCCTCTGGTGGATGGCATGAATCTGGTGGCCAAGGAATATGTGTCCTCTCGCGTGGACGGGGATGGTGTTCTGGTGCTGTCCGAGTTCGCCGGGGCTGCGGTTGAGATGGGATCTGCCGTGATCACCAACCCCTTCTCGCACAAGTCCATGGATGAGGCGATTCTGACGGCTTTGAAGATGCCTGAGGAAGAACGCCGTGCCCGCATGGAGCTCTTGCGCAATGCGGTCGCCCGACGGGATATTGCCGCATGGGGTGATCAGCTTGAAGCGGAATTTGGTGCGTTGAAGGCGGCCCAGAAGCGCCGGACCTTCCATTCGGCCTATCATTATGGGGCCCAGAGCTAA